A genomic segment from Carassius auratus strain Wakin unplaced genomic scaffold, ASM336829v1 scaf_tig00214785, whole genome shotgun sequence encodes:
- the LOC113092938 gene encoding N-acetylmuramoyl-L-alanine amidase-like, with protein MDWHLCLLLSLLGVFAEATTTKHMKDFIRAVESIEAVNPGLQMLDVVKGLRKAAGFDTDLIKRYLGDLSDAHDLVSDPSVTSYVSEVINHSLSEMGKEKGVVLTLDGSNVALAPMLLGLEAGLQSTIQGLYPLTLTHNLVTSFLHHVHNEQTTLPFGTKGFWDSISSPNVYSLSDLPSLATDALIIGGIDGFILGSEVSTSNDHERSLSDLLKSYYSHQPDAAGLDASPRLISQKRRMNFKKLVSFSSLKSQMVQALTVHRNLNESERKRLDDVMNEGFDQFVHIYAVCPKIVTRSQWGAAAFIGSPSYLSLPVPYLFIHHTYQPSKPCTTFDQCASDMRSMQRYHQQTNGWSDIGYSFVAGSDGNLYEGRGWNWVGAHAYGYNSISYGVCFIGDYTSTLPIRSALDMVRYDFTSCAVNGGRLSSYYSLYGHRQADSTECPGNSLYREIQNWSHWESYLP; from the exons CCACCACAACAAAGCACATGAAGGACTTCATCAGAGCCGTGGAGAGCATTGAGGCTGTGAATCCAGGTCTTCAGATGCTCGATGTGGTGAAAGGTCTACGTAAGGCTGCTGGCTTTGATACAGACCTCATCAAGCGATACCTCGGTGACCTCAGTGATGCACATGACCTTGTGTCAGATCCATCAGTCACTTCTTATGTAAGCGAGGTCATTAATCACAGCCTGTCAGAGATGGGGAAGGAGAAAGGTGTGGTTCTCACGTTAGATGGTTCAAATGTGGCGTTGGCCCCAATGCTCCTTGGACTTGAGGCTGGGCTGCAGTCCACCATCCAAGGCCTTTATCCTTTAACCTTGACCCACAACCTGGTCACTTCATTTCTACATCATGTCCACAATGAACAAACCACTCTTCCTTTTGGCACTAAAGGGTTCTGGGATAGCATCTCATCCCCAAATGTCTACAGTCTCTCTGATTTGCCCTCCTTGGCCACAGACGCCCTAATAATCGGAGGTATAGACGGGTTCATTCTCGGGTCAGAAGTTTCCACGTCTAATGATCATGAGCGATCGCTGAGTGACCTGCTGAAGAGTTACTACAGTCACCAGCCTGACGCCGCAGGGTTGGACGCATCGCCCCGTCTGATCAGTCAAAAACGAAGGATGAACTTCAAAAAGCTCGTCAGCTTCTCTTCGCTGAAAAGCCAGATGGTCCAGGCTCTAACAGTTCACCGCAACTTAAACGAGTCTGAGAGGAAGAGGCTGGATGATGTCATGAACGAAGGCTTCGACCAGTTTGTTCATATATATGCAG TCTGTCCCAAGATCGTCACTCGGTCTCAATGGGGAGCTGCAGCTTTCATTGGTTCTCCCTCCTATCTGTCTCTCCCTGTGCCGTATCTTTTCATCCACCACACATATCAACCCTCCAAGCCTTGCACCACCTTCGATCAATGTGCCAGTGACATGCGCTCCATGCAGCGCTACCACCAGCAAACCAATGGATGGTCCGACATTGGATACAG ttttgtTGCAGGTTCTGATGGAAACCTGTATGAAGGCCGAGGCTGGAATTGGGTCGGTGCCCATGCTTACGGGTACAACTCCATAAGCTATGGTGTCTGTTTCATTGGAGATTATACCTCCACGCTCCCCATCAGGAGTGCGCTGGACATGGTGAGGTACGACTTCACAAGCTGCGCTGTGAACGGAGGCAGACTGTCCTCATATTACAGCTTGTACGGACACAGACAAGCCGATTCCACAGAATGCCCTGGAAACTCCCTCTACCGTGAAATCCAGAACTGGTCTCATTGGGAG AGTTATTTGCCTTGA